One window of the Esox lucius isolate fEsoLuc1 chromosome 8, fEsoLuc1.pri, whole genome shotgun sequence genome contains the following:
- the LOC105011682 gene encoding retinal Mueller cells isomerohydrolase isoform X2 has product MFEVGAEPFYHLFDGQALMHKFDLKNGHVTYHRKFIKTDAYVRAMTEKRVVITEFGTAAYPDPCKNIFSRFFTYFKGIEVTDNCLVNVYPVGEDFYACTETNYITKVDPDTLETVKRVDLCDYLSINGVTAHPHIESDGTVYNIGNCFGKNMSLAYNIVKIPSTQKDKSDPIAKSEVLVQLPSSERFKPSYVHSFGMTENYFVFVETPVKINLLKFLTAWSIWGTNYMDCFQSNETIGTWFHLATKDPAVYIEHKFRTSAFNLFHHINSYEDDGFIVVDLCTWKGHEFVYNYLYLANLRENWEEVKAAAMRAPQPEVRRYVLPMDVHREAQGKNLISLQYTTATAVMRSDGTIWLEPEVLFSGPRQAFEFPQINYSKFSGKNYSYAYGLGLNHFIPDRICKLNVKTKETWVWQEQDSYPSEPIFVQTPNSVEEDDGVLLSIVVNPGADQRPGFLLILNARDLTEVARAEVEVIIPVTFHGMYKP; this is encoded by the exons ATTTATCAAAACAGATGCCTATGTGAGAGCAATGACAGAGAAAAGGGTGGTCATAACTGAGTTTGGAACAGCAGCCTACCCAGACCCCTGCAAAAATATCTTCTCACG GTTTTTCACCTACTTTAAAGGGATTGAGGTGACAGATAATTGCTTAGTGAACGTGTACCCAGTTGGTGAGGATTTCTATGCCTGCACAGAAACCAACTACATTACCAAAGTGGACCCAGACACACTGGAGACTGTGAAAAGG GTGGATCTTTGTGACTATCTTTCAATCAATGGAGTGACAGCTCATCCACACATTGAAAGTGATGGAACAGTGTACAACATTGGGAACTGTTTTGGGAAGAACATGTCACTAGCCTACAACATTGTTAAAATTCCCTCCACACAGAAAG acaAGTCAGATCCTATTGCAAAGTCTGAGGTTCTTGTGCAGCTCCCCAGCAGCGAGAGATTCAAGCCCTCCTATGTTCACAG CTTTGGAATGACGGAAAACTACTTTGTCTTTGTTGAGACTCCGGTGAAGATCAACCTTCTAAAATTCTTGACTGCTTGGAGCATCTGGGGCACAAATTACATGGATTGTTTTCAGTCAAATGAAACCATAGGT ACATGGTTCCATCTGGCTACCAAGGACCCTGCAGTATACATCGAGCACAAATTTAGGACATCCGCTTTCAATCTTTTCCATCACATCAACAGCTATGAGGATGATGGTTTCATCGTGGTTGACCTGTGCACTTGGAAAGG TCACGAATTTGTATACAACTACCTTTATCTGGCCAACTTGCGGGAGAACTGGGAGGAAGTAAAGGCAGCAGCTATGAGGGCACCTCAGCCAGAGGTGAGGAGATATGTTCTTCCCATGGACGTCCACAGG GAAGCACAGGGGAAAAATCTGATTTCCCTTCAGTATACCACAGCCACTGCCGTGATGCGAAGTGATGGAACAATCTGGCTTGAGCCTGAGGTTCTTTTCTCTGGACCACGACAAG CTTTTGAGTTTCCTCAGATCAACTACAGTAAATTCTCTGGAAAGAACTACAGCTATGCCTATGGACTGGGCCTGAACCATTTCATCCCTGATAGG ATCTGCAAACTGAACGTGAAGACCAAGGAGACGTGGGTGTGGCAGGAGCAGGACTCTTATCCCTCAGAACCAATCTTTGTGCAGACCCCAAATTCTGTGGAGGAAGATGACG GGGTGTTGCTCAGCATCGTGGTGAACCCCGGGGCCGACCAGAGGCCTGGGTTCCTCCTTATCCTCAACGCCAGGGACCTGACAGAGGTCGCACGTGCTGAGGTGGAGGTCATCATCCCAGTCACCTTTCATGGGATGTACAAGCCTTAA
- the si:ch211-198n5.11 gene encoding methylcrotonoyl-coenzyme A carboxylase 2 isoform X1 — protein sequence MYGCLLRGLRTKGRLCPGGYDVDPCTPTTYRFLKRCLHSIILGVNTCRRPLIHILSDGVWQQPVSACLMSTRSQRKRLPSAFPVLDESLKPIHNSVFEANLKNSQACQQRYSELMKKVKMGGGENAVKRHTQRNKKMLVTDRLCMLFDDGYYLELSPFAGMGLPYGDIPSAGCITGIGQINGLWCVFIANDATVSAGTAYPITVKKQLRAQDVAIQNRLPCVYLVDSGGAFLPLQSEIFPDKNQGGRTFYNEAIMSALKIPQVSVVCGSCTAGGAYIPTMAEETVMVHRIGTIFLGGPPLVKAATGEEVSPENLGGATLHAEVSGCVDHFALLEKEAYETTRNIISTLNFELPEEVEEVEEPLHSVEELMGLAPCDYDHSLDVKLILSRLTDGSKFQEFKARYGTTLVTGFARIYGHQVGIVASNGELTHNASLKGSHFVQLCDQRDIPLIFLQNTVPAPEQTLSHSQSELNANRLKAQASMMTAVACASVPKITLVIGGCHGSDSYAMCGRSFDPNFLFLWPNAKVSLMAPGHSAALAQEDDDVEKINKRLEKESSAFFSSGRLWDDGVILPQDTRKVLSDCLKIMKQQEYQLSKKRLRTPLLRF from the exons ATGTACGGTTGCCTTTTAAG GGGTTTGCGGACCAAAGGCAGACTATGTCCTGGTGGTTATGACGTTGACCCTTGCACACCAACCACGTACAGGTTTCTAAAACGCTGTTTACACTCAATAATATTAGGCGTCAACACATGCAGGCGACCTTTGATACACATTCTCTCAGACGGAGTTTGGCAGCAGCCGGTGTCAGCCTGTTTGATGAGCACCAGATCGCAGAGAAAGCGATTACCAAGTGCCTTTCCAGTTTTAGATGAATCCCTCAAGCCTATTCACAACAGTGTTTTCGAGGCTAACCTAAAAAACAGCCAGGCATGCCAACAGAg GTATTCTGAGTTAatgaaaaaagtaaaaatgGGAGGTGGAGAGAATGCAGTAAAGAGGCACACCCAGAGAAACAAGAAGATGTTGGTGACTGACCGTCTGTGCATGCTGTTTGATGATGGCTACTACCTTGAGCTCTCTCCTTTTGCTGGAATGGGCCTTCCCTATGGAGACATTCCCTCAGCAGGCTGTATAACTG GCATAGGTCAAATCAATGGGCTATGGTGTGTGTTTATTGCTAATGATGCCACTGTGAGTGCTGGTACTGCCTACCCCATCACTGTGAAGAAGCAGCTCAGAGCCCAGGATGTGGCCATCCAGAACAGGCTGCCTTGTGTTTATCTGGTGGATAGTGGAGGTGCTTTTCTTCCTCTCCAG TCTGAGATCTTTCCTGATAAAAACCAAGGTGGACGTACTTTCTACAATGAAGCCATCATGTCGGCCTTGAAGATCCCCCAA GTGTCAGTGGTATGTGGTTCGTGTACAGCTGGTGGTGCATACATCCCCACCATGGCAGAAGAGACCGTGATGGTGCACCGGATAGGGACAATTTTTCTGGGAGGACCGCCACTAGTGAAAGCTGCCACAGGGGAAGAAGTCTCCCCAGAGAATCTGGGTGGGGCCACACTCCATGCAGA AGTCAGTGGCTGTGTGGACCACTTCGCCTTGTTGGAAAAGGAGGCCTATGAAACCACCCGCAACATTATCTCCACCCTCAACTTTGAGTTGccagaggaggtggaagaggtggaggagcCTTTACACAGTGTTGAGGAGTTGATGGGCCTGGCCCCCTGTGACTACGACCACAGCCTGGATGTTAAACTG ATACTGAGTCGGTTGACTGATGGGAGTAAGTTCCAGGAATTCAAGGCTCGATATGGAACAACCCTTGTTACTGGTTTTGCCAGAATTTATGG GCATCAGGTTGGCATCGTGGCGAGCAATGGGGAGCTTACGCACAACGCGTCACTAAAAGGCAGCCATTTTGTCCAACTCTGTGATCAGCGAGATATTCCTCTGATATTTCTACAGAACACCGTCCCAGCACCAGAGCAGACCCTCTCCCATTCACAG TCCGAGCTCAACGCCAACAGACTGAAGGCTCAGGCTTCCATGATGACTGCGGTGGCATGCGCCTCTGTTCCTAAAATCACTCTTGTGATTGGGGGATGCCATGGCTCTGATAGTTATGCTATG TGTGGTAGGTCCTTTGACCCAAACTTTCTATTCTTATGGCCTAATGCCAAAGTGTCCCTGATGGCCCCTGGTCACTCTGCAGCTTTGGCACAAGAGGACGATGATGTTGAAAAAATCAATAAGAG GTTAGAGAAGGAGAGCTCTGCATTTTTCTCATCTGGCAGGCTGTGGGATGATGGGGTAATTCTTCCTCAGGACACAAGGAAG GTTTTAAGTGATTGTCTGAAAATCATGAAGCAACAAGAATACCAACTCTCCAAAAAGAGACTAAGGACTCCATTACTTCGATTCTAA
- the si:ch211-198n5.11 gene encoding methylcrotonoyl-coenzyme A carboxylase 2 isoform X2, with protein MYGCLLRGLRTKGRLCPGGYDVDPCTPTTYRFLKRCLHSIILGVNTCRRPLIHILSDGVWQQPVSACLMSTRSQRKRLPSAFPVLDESLKPIHNSVFEANLKNSQACQQRYSELMKKVKMGGGENAVKRHTQRNKKMLVTDRLCMLFDDGYYLELSPFAGMGLPYGDIPSAGCITGIGQINGLWCVFIANDATVSAGTAYPITVKKQLRAQDVAIQNRLPCVYLVDSGGAFLPLQSEIFPDKNQGGRTFYNEAIMSALKIPQVSVVCGSCTAGGAYIPTMAEETVMVHRIGTIFLGGPPLVKAATGEEVSPENLGGATLHAEVSGCVDHFALLEKEAYETTRNIISTLNFELPEEVEEVEEPLHSVEELMGLAPCDYDHSLDVKLILSRLTDGSKFQEFKARYGTTLVTGFARIYGHQVGIVASNGELTHNASLKGSHFVQLCDQRDIPLIFLQNTVPAPEQTLSHSQSELNANRLKAQASMMTAVACASVPKITLVIGGCHGSDSYAMCP; from the exons ATGTACGGTTGCCTTTTAAG GGGTTTGCGGACCAAAGGCAGACTATGTCCTGGTGGTTATGACGTTGACCCTTGCACACCAACCACGTACAGGTTTCTAAAACGCTGTTTACACTCAATAATATTAGGCGTCAACACATGCAGGCGACCTTTGATACACATTCTCTCAGACGGAGTTTGGCAGCAGCCGGTGTCAGCCTGTTTGATGAGCACCAGATCGCAGAGAAAGCGATTACCAAGTGCCTTTCCAGTTTTAGATGAATCCCTCAAGCCTATTCACAACAGTGTTTTCGAGGCTAACCTAAAAAACAGCCAGGCATGCCAACAGAg GTATTCTGAGTTAatgaaaaaagtaaaaatgGGAGGTGGAGAGAATGCAGTAAAGAGGCACACCCAGAGAAACAAGAAGATGTTGGTGACTGACCGTCTGTGCATGCTGTTTGATGATGGCTACTACCTTGAGCTCTCTCCTTTTGCTGGAATGGGCCTTCCCTATGGAGACATTCCCTCAGCAGGCTGTATAACTG GCATAGGTCAAATCAATGGGCTATGGTGTGTGTTTATTGCTAATGATGCCACTGTGAGTGCTGGTACTGCCTACCCCATCACTGTGAAGAAGCAGCTCAGAGCCCAGGATGTGGCCATCCAGAACAGGCTGCCTTGTGTTTATCTGGTGGATAGTGGAGGTGCTTTTCTTCCTCTCCAG TCTGAGATCTTTCCTGATAAAAACCAAGGTGGACGTACTTTCTACAATGAAGCCATCATGTCGGCCTTGAAGATCCCCCAA GTGTCAGTGGTATGTGGTTCGTGTACAGCTGGTGGTGCATACATCCCCACCATGGCAGAAGAGACCGTGATGGTGCACCGGATAGGGACAATTTTTCTGGGAGGACCGCCACTAGTGAAAGCTGCCACAGGGGAAGAAGTCTCCCCAGAGAATCTGGGTGGGGCCACACTCCATGCAGA AGTCAGTGGCTGTGTGGACCACTTCGCCTTGTTGGAAAAGGAGGCCTATGAAACCACCCGCAACATTATCTCCACCCTCAACTTTGAGTTGccagaggaggtggaagaggtggaggagcCTTTACACAGTGTTGAGGAGTTGATGGGCCTGGCCCCCTGTGACTACGACCACAGCCTGGATGTTAAACTG ATACTGAGTCGGTTGACTGATGGGAGTAAGTTCCAGGAATTCAAGGCTCGATATGGAACAACCCTTGTTACTGGTTTTGCCAGAATTTATGG GCATCAGGTTGGCATCGTGGCGAGCAATGGGGAGCTTACGCACAACGCGTCACTAAAAGGCAGCCATTTTGTCCAACTCTGTGATCAGCGAGATATTCCTCTGATATTTCTACAGAACACCGTCCCAGCACCAGAGCAGACCCTCTCCCATTCACAG TCCGAGCTCAACGCCAACAGACTGAAGGCTCAGGCTTCCATGATGACTGCGGTGGCATGCGCCTCTGTTCCTAAAATCACTCTTGTGATTGGGGGATGCCATGGCTCTGATAGTTATGCTATG TGTCCCTGA
- the mmachc gene encoding methylmalonic aciduria and homocystinuria type C protein homolog isoform X2 yields the protein MALPRVSVDDVRGALSSSLSKLGFEVYPLKIGWYNAVLSPPLHLSYPDDTLAAVVLSTPTMFEQAFLPFLENRGWKECFPGVKVDVSYDYEMLPSRKPKFLAQTAAHVAGAVYYYQHADVPDQPWGNKKMFGVCIHPQLGGWFAIRALLVFVGTEVGSELQQTAPPDSVPRREDRIQLLENFNFRWRDWSYRDIIPVAQTYSQRQREYFSTSPGQRQYLLRDWGYLTRGEEEDKQESLHRK from the exons ATGGCGCTGCCCAGGGTCAGTGTTGATGATGTGAGAGGAGCTCTGAGTAGTTCGCTATCAAAGTTGGGATTTGAAGTTTATCCATTAAAG ATTGGCTGGTACAATGCagtcctgtctccccctctccacctATCCTACCCTGATGACACCCTGGCAGCTGTGGTGCTTAGCACGCCAACCATGTTTGAACAGGCCTTCCTGCCCTTCTTGGAGAACAGGGGCTGGAAGGAG TGTTTTCCTGGTGTCAAGGTAGACGTGAGTTATGACTATGAGATGCTGCCCAGCAGGAAGCCCAAGTTCCTGGCCCAGACTGCCGCCCATGTAGCAGGAGCGGTGTACTACTACCAGCACGCTGATGTACCTGACCAGCCCTGGGGGAACAAG aaGATGTTTGGCGTGTGCATACACCCACAACTTGGGGGCTGGTTTGCCATCCGAGCTCTGTTAGTGTTTGTTGGGACAGAAGTAGGCTCTGAACTGCAGCAGACTGCTCCTCCAGACTCTGTtccaagaagggaggacaggatTCAGCTGCTGGAGAACTTCAACTTTCGATGGCGG GACTGGAGTTACAGAGATATCATCCCTGTGGCCCAGACATACtctcagagacagagagaatactTCTCCACCTCACCTGGTCAGCGACAATACCTGCTACGAGACTGGGGCTATCTGAcaaggggagaggaagaggacaagCAGGAGAGCTTGCACAGAAAATAA
- the mmachc gene encoding methylmalonic aciduria and homocystinuria type C protein homolog isoform X1, translating to MALPRVSVDDVRGALSSSLSKLGFEVYPLKIGWYNAVLSPPLHLSYPDDTLAAVVLSTPTMFEQAFLPFLENRGWKEVITDPIDQCVRHYVNYIVSECFPGVKVDVSYDYEMLPSRKPKFLAQTAAHVAGAVYYYQHADVPDQPWGNKKMFGVCIHPQLGGWFAIRALLVFVGTEVGSELQQTAPPDSVPRREDRIQLLENFNFRWRDWSYRDIIPVAQTYSQRQREYFSTSPGQRQYLLRDWGYLTRGEEEDKQESLHRK from the exons ATGGCGCTGCCCAGGGTCAGTGTTGATGATGTGAGAGGAGCTCTGAGTAGTTCGCTATCAAAGTTGGGATTTGAAGTTTATCCATTAAAG ATTGGCTGGTACAATGCagtcctgtctccccctctccacctATCCTACCCTGATGACACCCTGGCAGCTGTGGTGCTTAGCACGCCAACCATGTTTGAACAGGCCTTCCTGCCCTTCTTGGAGAACAGGGGCTGGAAGGAGGTGATTACAGACCCCATAGACCAGTGTGTCCGACACTACGTCAACTACATTGTCTCTGAG TGTTTTCCTGGTGTCAAGGTAGACGTGAGTTATGACTATGAGATGCTGCCCAGCAGGAAGCCCAAGTTCCTGGCCCAGACTGCCGCCCATGTAGCAGGAGCGGTGTACTACTACCAGCACGCTGATGTACCTGACCAGCCCTGGGGGAACAAG aaGATGTTTGGCGTGTGCATACACCCACAACTTGGGGGCTGGTTTGCCATCCGAGCTCTGTTAGTGTTTGTTGGGACAGAAGTAGGCTCTGAACTGCAGCAGACTGCTCCTCCAGACTCTGTtccaagaagggaggacaggatTCAGCTGCTGGAGAACTTCAACTTTCGATGGCGG GACTGGAGTTACAGAGATATCATCCCTGTGGCCCAGACATACtctcagagacagagagaatactTCTCCACCTCACCTGGTCAGCGACAATACCTGCTACGAGACTGGGGCTATCTGAcaaggggagaggaagaggacaagCAGGAGAGCTTGCACAGAAAATAA